Proteins from one Hemicordylus capensis ecotype Gifberg chromosome 7, rHemCap1.1.pri, whole genome shotgun sequence genomic window:
- the PTAFR gene encoding platelet-activating factor receptor gives MTIVMSTTFQESQENISAVGIHNGHSSSNEPLDSEFRYTLFTVYYSIIFILGFVANTYVLYIFGRVYAKKKLNEIKLFMVNLTIADLLFLITLPMWIVYYHKRGNWIMPSFLCNLAGYLFFVNTYCSVAFLGVITYNRFQAVTKPLTAAQSSTRRRGIYVTVAIWILIGGPSMYFLIGESINDEIISNHVFNRCFERYDTTKDNIAVLAIHVVICICFFAIFLIVLISNGFIIRTLLSQPVKTQKSTHVRHRALWLVSTVLAVFIICFVPHHIVDLPWTLVVLNKWDISRRSQQLVNDIHQVTLCLLGTNCVLDPIIYCFLTKRFRKHVSESIKNIKDSRKCSRQTTETGVDVMVPLEECLRHASTKP, from the coding sequence ATGACTATTGTAATGAGTACGACGTTCCAAGAAAGCCAAGAGAACATCTCTGCTGTTGGTATCCATAATGGACATTCCTCTTCCAATGAGCCTCTGGATTCCGAGTTCAGATATACTCTGTTCACCGTCTACTATAGCATCATCTTCATTCTAGGCTTTGTGGCTAACACCTACGTGCTCTATATTTTTGGCCGGGTTTAtgctaaaaagaaattaaatgaaATCAAACTATTCATGGTCAACTTAACAATAGCGGACCTGCTCTTCCTCATCACATTGCCAATGTGGATTGTGTATTATCACAAGAGAGGGAACTGGATCATGCCCTCCTTTTTATGTAATTTGGCTGGCTACTTGTTCTTTGTGAATACGTACTGCTCAGTTGCCTTCTTGGGAGTTATAACGTACAATCGGTTCCAAGCGGTCACAAAACCCCTCACAGCTGCTCAGTCGTCGACACGAAGGCGGGGCATTTACGTCACTGTAGCTATCTGGATCCTGATAGGTGGCCCGTCTATGTATTTCCTCATTGGAGAGAGCATCAATGACGAGATCATCAGCAACCATGTTTTCAATCGCTGCTTTGAGCGTTATGACACCACCAAAGACAACATTGCTGTCCTTGCCATCCATGTGGTCATTTGCATTTGCTTCTTTGCGATCTTTCTAATTGTCCTGATCAGCAATGGATTCATTATTCGGACACTGCTCTCCCAACCAGTCAAGACCCAGAAGAGCACCCATGTTAGGCATAGAGCACTCTGGCTGGTATCCACCGTCTTGGCTGTGTTTATCATCTGTTTTGTGCCTCACCACATTGTGGACTTGCCCTGGACCCTGGTTGTTCTGAACAAATGGGACATCAGCCGCCGGAGCCAACAACTGGTGAATGACATACATCAAGTGACCCTATGCCTCCTTGGCACCAACTGTGTTCTGGATCCTATCATCTACTGTTTCCTTACCAAAAGGTTCAGGAAACACGTTTCAGAGAGTATCAAGAACATAAAAGATAGCCGCAAGTGTTCCAGGCAAACGACGGAGACCGGTGTGGATGTCATGGTGCCTCTGGAAGAGTGTTTGCGGCATGCTTCCACCAAGCCTTAG